A region of Nostoc sp. 'Peltigera membranacea cyanobiont' N6 DNA encodes the following proteins:
- a CDS encoding NarK family nitrate/nitrite MFS transporter: MLKKLFSFSDRYRILHQTWFAFFLTFVCWFNFAPFATTIGKELHLAPEQIKTLGICNLALTIPARLIIGMLLDRFGPRITYSILLMFAVVPCLATALAQDFNQLVISRLLMGIVGSGFVVGIRMVAEWFQPKEMGVAQGIYGGWGNFGAFGAEFALPLLAVSTSFFAGGASNWRFAIALTGIIAAIYGVIYYNTVQDTPTGKVYSKPKKNGSLEVTSIKSFWAMIVSNFGLIFALGLLAWRLEQKNIHFLTLSQMYLTWLLLAGLFAYQSYKAWEVNRELLTGKKTYAASERFQFGQVALLEFTYITSFGSELAAVSMLPAFFEKTFALEHVIAGMIAATYPFLNLVSRPSGGLISDKFGSRKWTMTIISVGIGVSYLMAHFINSSWPIPVAIAVTMFAAYFAQAGCGATYSIVPMIKKEATGQIAGNVGAYGNFGGVVYLTIFSLTDAPTLFTTMGIAALICAFMCAFFLKEPKGSFAAAYEGEASETATTIFLTEE; encoded by the coding sequence ATGCTTAAAAAATTATTTTCATTTAGCGATCGCTACCGCATTTTACATCAGACTTGGTTTGCTTTCTTTCTCACCTTTGTCTGTTGGTTTAACTTTGCTCCCTTCGCTACAACCATTGGCAAAGAGCTACATTTAGCGCCTGAGCAAATCAAAACTTTGGGCATCTGTAACCTCGCCCTCACAATTCCCGCCCGATTAATCATTGGGATGCTTCTGGATCGTTTTGGCCCCAGAATCACCTACTCAATCTTGCTGATGTTTGCAGTAGTTCCTTGTTTAGCAACAGCCCTAGCGCAAGACTTTAATCAATTAGTCATCAGTCGTTTGCTGATGGGAATTGTCGGATCTGGGTTTGTTGTCGGTATCCGTATGGTGGCAGAATGGTTCCAGCCGAAGGAAATGGGGGTTGCTCAAGGTATTTATGGCGGTTGGGGTAACTTTGGGGCTTTTGGTGCAGAATTTGCCTTACCACTACTTGCAGTTTCTACAAGCTTTTTCGCTGGTGGCGCTTCTAACTGGCGATTTGCGATCGCACTCACAGGTATCATTGCAGCTATCTATGGCGTAATTTATTACAACACCGTCCAAGATACGCCCACAGGAAAAGTCTACAGTAAACCTAAAAAGAATGGTTCCCTAGAAGTAACTAGTATCAAAAGCTTCTGGGCGATGATAGTCTCGAATTTCGGTTTGATTTTCGCCTTGGGTTTATTAGCTTGGCGCTTGGAACAAAAGAACATTCACTTCCTAACCCTGAGTCAAATGTATTTGACTTGGTTACTATTAGCAGGATTGTTTGCTTACCAAAGTTATAAAGCTTGGGAAGTAAACCGAGAACTACTCACCGGCAAAAAAACTTACGCTGCATCAGAACGCTTTCAATTTGGACAAGTAGCTTTACTCGAATTCACATACATAACTAGCTTTGGCAGCGAACTGGCAGCCGTTTCTATGCTCCCAGCATTTTTTGAAAAAACCTTTGCTTTAGAGCATGTTATCGCTGGGATGATTGCCGCCACCTATCCCTTTTTAAATTTAGTTTCTCGTCCCAGTGGTGGCTTAATTTCTGATAAATTTGGTTCGCGGAAGTGGACAATGACAATTATCAGCGTTGGTATCGGTGTTAGTTATTTGATGGCACATTTTATTAATAGTAGCTGGCCGATTCCAGTTGCGATCGCAGTTACAATGTTCGCCGCTTACTTTGCCCAAGCTGGCTGCGGTGCAACCTACAGCATCGTACCCATGATTAAAAAAGAAGCCACTGGACAAATTGCCGGCAATGTGGGAGCTTATGGTAATTTTGGCGGCGTAGTTTACCTAACAATTTTTAGCTTAACCGACGCTCCCACACTGTTTACCACAATGGGTATAGCTGCACTAATCTGTGCTTTTATGTGTGCCTTCTTCCTCAAAGAACCAAAAGGTTCCTTTGCCGCAGCCTATGAAGGTGAAGCATCAGAAACCGCAACGACTATCTTCTTAACTGAAGAATAA
- a CDS encoding phosphate-starvation-inducible PsiE family protein gives MKKLMRQILGATKDENFMHIIENVEVLVSKVLSIFMVVVILVAIGDLAAFIFKELLTAPYAKFNTTLYKIFGLFLNILIALEILENITAYLRKHVFQVELVIVTSLIAVARKIIILDLEKVSGIDIIGLGIAILALSISYLIIRLSNDRK, from the coding sequence ATGAAAAAGTTAATGAGGCAAATTCTCGGAGCTACTAAAGATGAGAACTTCATGCACATCATCGAAAACGTAGAAGTGCTAGTTTCTAAAGTTCTATCTATTTTTATGGTAGTTGTAATTTTAGTTGCGATCGGAGACTTAGCGGCTTTTATTTTTAAAGAGTTACTTACAGCCCCTTATGCCAAGTTTAACACCACTTTGTATAAGATTTTTGGCTTATTTTTAAATATTTTAATCGCTTTAGAAATTTTAGAAAATATCACAGCTTATTTGCGGAAGCACGTTTTTCAGGTTGAATTGGTTATCGTCACTTCTTTGATTGCTGTCGCCAGAAAAATTATCATTCTTGACTTAGAAAAAGTCTCAGGTATTGATATAATTGGTTTAGGAATTGCTATTCTCGCTCTCTCAATTAGTTACTTGATAATTCGTCTCAGTAATGACAGAAAATGA
- a CDS encoding molybdopterin oxidoreductase family protein, producing MSEFTKTLCPYCGVGCGLEVSPPAQLGKATNRDSEGNPTWRVRGDKAHPSSQGMVCVKGATIAESLDKNRLHYPMVRDSLDREFRRVSWDEAFNLITQRIQNVRFTQGPEALCMYGSGQFQTEDYYIAQKLMKGCLGTNNFDANSRLCMSSAVAGYIQSFGADGPPCCYEDLELTDCAFLIGTNTAECHPIVFNRLEKYHKKNRKVKMIVVDPRRTPTAEAADLHLAIRPGTDIDLLNGIAHLLMRWNYIDTMFMDDCTSNFPAYAEVIRHYPPEVVANQCGISIEDLETAARYWGKSERVLSLWSMGVNQSSEGTAKVRTIINLHLMTGQIGKPGAGPFSLTGQPNAMGGREAGGLANLLPGYRTVKNPQHRAEVEQFWGLKPGQISPNPGLSVWEMITSLENDAVGLMWIAATNPAVSMPDLERTKKALLRSPFTIYQDAYYPTETSAYAHVLLPAAQWGEKTGVMTNSERVVTLCQAFRQPPREAKADWEIFAEVGRRLGFEKEFVFANSAEVYAEFVKLTQNRPCDMTGISHAQLQTQGPTQWPHPEESRGSRGAGEAGGETSGKRLYTDLRFHTPDGRARFGAYYSKGLAEPPDPDYPFVLTNGRLYGHWHTQTRTGRIDKIRKMHPEPFIEIHPRDAAKLGIVDNQKVEVRSRRGKAQFPAKVTKAIAPGTVFVPMHWGSLWADNAEVNALTHPESCPDSLQPELKACAVQLIPISVEVTVKDYQLQSSQW from the coding sequence ATGAGTGAATTTACTAAAACTCTTTGTCCTTACTGCGGTGTCGGCTGCGGTTTAGAAGTTTCACCCCCAGCCCAACTTGGCAAAGCAACTAATCGAGATAGTGAAGGAAATCCGACTTGGCGGGTGCGCGGCGATAAAGCCCATCCATCGAGTCAGGGAATGGTTTGTGTCAAAGGCGCAACGATCGCAGAATCTTTAGATAAAAATAGATTACATTACCCAATGGTGCGAGACTCTTTAGATCGAGAGTTTCGGCGCGTTAGTTGGGATGAAGCTTTTAATCTCATCACGCAACGCATTCAAAATGTCCGCTTCACCCAAGGGCCAGAAGCCTTATGTATGTATGGTTCCGGTCAGTTTCAAACTGAGGACTACTACATAGCCCAGAAACTGATGAAAGGCTGTCTGGGTACTAATAATTTTGATGCCAACTCCCGTTTATGTATGTCTAGCGCTGTGGCTGGCTACATTCAAAGCTTTGGCGCAGATGGCCCGCCATGTTGTTACGAAGACCTAGAGTTAACTGACTGTGCATTTTTAATTGGCACTAATACAGCCGAATGTCATCCCATCGTTTTTAACCGCCTGGAAAAATACCACAAAAAGAACCGCAAGGTGAAAATGATTGTGGTAGACCCCCGACGCACGCCAACCGCAGAAGCCGCCGACTTACATTTAGCCATTCGTCCCGGTACAGATATCGATTTGTTGAACGGCATCGCCCACTTGTTGATGCGCTGGAACTACATCGATACCATGTTCATGGACGATTGCACCAGCAACTTTCCGGCTTATGCTGAAGTAATTCGCCACTATCCCCCGGAAGTAGTGGCGAATCAATGCGGAATTAGCATTGAAGATTTAGAAACAGCAGCCCGTTATTGGGGTAAATCTGAGCGAGTACTATCTTTGTGGTCAATGGGTGTGAATCAATCGTCAGAAGGGACAGCCAAGGTAAGAACTATCATCAACCTGCACCTGATGACTGGACAGATTGGTAAACCTGGGGCTGGCCCTTTTTCCCTCACTGGCCAACCAAACGCAATGGGGGGACGGGAAGCCGGAGGTTTGGCGAATTTATTACCGGGTTATCGGACAGTGAAAAATCCCCAGCACCGCGCCGAAGTTGAGCAGTTTTGGGGACTCAAGCCAGGGCAGATTTCACCCAATCCCGGTTTGAGTGTTTGGGAAATGATTACTAGCTTGGAAAATGATGCTGTCGGGTTAATGTGGATTGCGGCTACTAATCCAGCTGTAAGTATGCCAGATTTGGAGCGGACAAAAAAGGCATTGTTGCGATCGCCTTTCACTATTTACCAAGACGCATATTATCCCACAGAAACCTCCGCCTACGCTCATGTTCTGTTACCAGCAGCCCAGTGGGGTGAAAAAACTGGTGTGATGACAAACTCCGAACGAGTAGTAACTCTGTGTCAAGCATTCCGCCAACCGCCAAGAGAAGCGAAAGCCGATTGGGAAATTTTCGCTGAAGTTGGACGGAGATTAGGTTTTGAAAAAGAGTTTGTCTTTGCTAATTCTGCTGAAGTTTATGCTGAATTCGTCAAACTAACTCAAAATCGCCCCTGCGATATGACAGGTATCAGTCACGCGCAATTACAGACACAAGGCCCGACTCAATGGCCCCATCCTGAAGAGAGCAGAGGAAGTAGAGGAGCAGGGGAAGCAGGGGGAGAAACCTCTGGAAAGCGTTTATATACCGATTTACGCTTCCACACCCCTGACGGACGCGCTCGATTTGGGGCATATTACTCAAAGGGATTGGCAGAACCACCAGACCCCGATTATCCTTTTGTGCTAACTAATGGGCGACTTTACGGACATTGGCACACACAAACCCGCACCGGTCGCATTGACAAAATTCGCAAGATGCACCCCGAACCGTTTATCGAAATTCATCCCCGTGACGCTGCGAAGTTAGGTATTGTAGATAACCAAAAAGTGGAAGTGCGATCGCGTCGAGGTAAAGCTCAGTTTCCTGCTAAAGTGACAAAAGCGATCGCACCTGGTACAGTTTTTGTCCCCATGCACTGGGGTTCGTTGTGGGCAGATAATGCCGAAGTTAATGCCCTCACCCATCCAGAATCTTGCCCCGATTCTTTGCAACCAGAATTAAAAGCCTGTGCAGTGCAGCTAATCCCAATTTCTGTAGAAGTTACAGTCAAAGATTATCAACTTCAGTCCTCACAATGGTAA
- a CDS encoding nitrate reductase associated protein, which produces MTDFFEFEADFVDSLRCIPMQVRCNLDTCGIKLKLSDWNQMTTDERQALVELPCTTETEIQSYREHIQQLILQRTGIPATKLPIEPHPAWLDSAVPPSIQEKAQEIGVTLTQQHWAALRPLQRFALIKLSRPGHENKNFKRAIAEFDLL; this is translated from the coding sequence ATGACAGATTTCTTTGAATTTGAAGCAGACTTTGTTGATTCCCTGCGTTGTATCCCTATGCAAGTGCGTTGCAATTTAGATACTTGTGGCATCAAGCTAAAATTGTCTGATTGGAATCAAATGACTACAGATGAGCGTCAAGCTTTAGTCGAATTACCTTGCACTACAGAAACCGAAATTCAGTCTTACCGCGAACATATCCAACAATTAATTCTACAACGCACGGGTATACCAGCGACAAAATTACCCATTGAGCCACATCCTGCATGGCTAGATAGCGCTGTACCACCTAGCATCCAGGAAAAAGCTCAAGAAATAGGTGTAACCCTGACACAGCAACATTGGGCAGCTTTAAGACCCTTACAGCGTTTTGCCTTAATTAAACTCAGTCGCCCAGGACATGAAAACAAAAACTTTAAAAGAGCGATCGCAGAATTTGATCTGCTTTAA
- a CDS encoding DJ-1/PfpI family protein, with amino-acid sequence MAAKKLLMLVGDYVEDYEVMVPFQALQMVGHTVHAVCPDKKAGDKVRTAIHDFEGDQTYSEKPGHNFTLNATFAEVEATTYDALVIPGGRAPEYIRLNQQVLEITRHFAQTNKPIAAICHGLQLLATADVLQGKRCTGYPSCSPDVKSAGGFYVDIPVDEAIVDGNLVTAPAWPAHPRWLAEFLIVLGTKIEHPELAKVV; translated from the coding sequence ATGGCTGCAAAGAAACTTTTGATGCTTGTTGGGGACTATGTAGAAGACTATGAAGTGATGGTTCCTTTCCAGGCATTACAAATGGTGGGACACACTGTTCATGCAGTTTGCCCAGACAAAAAAGCTGGTGACAAGGTACGGACAGCAATTCACGACTTTGAAGGAGATCAGACTTATAGCGAAAAACCGGGTCATAATTTTACTTTAAATGCTACCTTTGCAGAAGTAGAAGCCACAACATACGATGCCTTAGTTATTCCCGGAGGAAGGGCACCAGAATATATCCGCTTGAATCAGCAAGTGCTAGAAATCACCCGTCACTTTGCCCAAACGAATAAACCTATTGCTGCCATCTGCCACGGCTTACAGTTATTAGCAACTGCGGATGTATTGCAAGGGAAGAGATGTACTGGATACCCCTCTTGTAGTCCAGATGTTAAAAGTGCTGGAGGGTTTTATGTCGATATTCCTGTTGATGAGGCAATAGTTGATGGTAATTTGGTAACAGCCCCAGCTTGGCCTGCTCACCCCCGTTGGCTGGCAGAATTCCTCATAGTACTTGGAACTAAGATTGAACACCCAGAACTGGCTAAAGTGGTTTGA